The Catellatospora citrea DNA segment GGCTCCGAGCTGCGCCGCATGCGCCGCAACATCCAGATGGTGATGCAGGACCCGTACACCTCGCTGAACCCGCGGATGACCGTCGGCGACATCATCGGCGAGCCGTACGAGATCCACACCGAGGTGGCGCCGAAGGGCGACCGCCAGCGCCGGGTGCAGGAACTGCTGGAGCTCGTGGGCCTCAACCCCGAGCACATCAACCGCTACCCGCACCAGTTCTCCGGCGGACAGCGCCAGCGCATCGGCATCGCCCGCGCGCTGGCCCTCAAGCCCGAGATCATCGTCTGCGACGAGCCGGTGTCCGCGCTGGACGTGTCGATCCAGGCCCAGGTCATCAACCTGCTGGAGAAGCTGCAGGGCGAGCTGGACCTGTCCTACATCTTCATCGCGCACGACCTGTCCGTGGTGCGGCACATCTCCGACCGGGTCGGCGTCATGTACCTCGGCAAGATGGTCGAGGTCGGCACCGACGCGGAGATCTACGAGCGGCCGACCCACCCGTACACCCAGGCGCTGCTGTCGGCGGTGCCGGTGCCGGACCCGGACGCCCGCGCCCACCGCGACGTGATCCGGCTCGTCGGCGACGTGCCGTCCCCGGCCAACCCGCCGTCGGGCTGCCGGTTCCGCACCCGGTGCTGGAAGGCGCAGGAGCGCTGCTCGGTGGAGGAGCCGCTGCTCATCCGCCGCGGCGTCGACCCGCACCCGAGCGCCTGCCACTTCGCGGAGCTGCGCCAGGTCGTCGGCTGACCCAGCCGCCACCCCGCAAGAGCTGAAAAGAAGGAAGGGGGCCTTCTCCACATCCGTGGAGAAGGCCCCCTTCCTTCTTGCGCTCAGTGGGCGAAGTGGCGGGAGCCGGTCAGGTAGAGGGTGATGCCGGCGGCTTTCGCCGCGGCGATGACCTCCTCGTCGCGGATCGAGCCGCCCGGCTGCACCACCGCGGTCACGCCCGCGTCCAGCAGGATCTGCAGGCCGTCGGCGAACGGGAAGAACGCGTCCGAGGCGGCCACCGAGCCGCGGGCCCGGTCACCGGCCCGGGAGACCGCCAGGCGGCACGAGTCGACCCGGTTGACCTGGCCCATGCCCACGCCCACGCTGGCACCGTCCTTGGCCAGCAGGATCGCGTTGGACTTGACGGCCCGGATCGCGCCCCAGGCGAACTCGAGGTCGTCGAGCTGCTCGGCCGTGGCGGGCTCGCCCGTGGCCAGCCGCCAGTTGGCCGCGTCGTCGCCGGGCGCGCCGAAGTCGTCACGGGTCTGCACCAGCATGCCGCCGGACACCTGCCGCAGCTCGACCTTGTTCGGCCGGAACGCCGGGGCGAGCAGCACGCGCAGGTTCTTCTTCGCGGTCAGGATCTCCACCGCCTCCGGCGCGTACGCGGGGGCCACCACGACCTCGGTGAAGATCTCGGCGATCTGCTTGGCCAGCTCCGCGGTCACCTCGCCGTTGACCGCGATGATGCCGCCGTACGCCGAGACCGGGTCACACGCATGCGCCTTGGCGTGCGCGTCGGCCACCGACACCGTGGAGATCGCGATGCCGCACGGGTTGGCGTGCTTGATGACCGCGACGGCGTGCACGCCCTCGAAGTCGTGCACGGTGCGCCAGGCGGCGTCGGCGTCGATGTAGTTGTTGTAGGACATCTCCTTGCCGCCGAGCTGCTGCGCGCGGGCCAGGCCGGGCGCGGCGGACGGGTCGATGTACAGCGCCGCCGCCTGGTGCGGGTTCTCGCCGTAGCGCAGCACGTTGCTGCGCCACAGGCCGAGCCCGGCGTACTCCGGCCAGGCGAAGCCCTCGGCCGGGGCCGGGGCCAGCTCCTGGGCGCACCAGTTCGCCACCGCGATGTCGTAGTCGGCGATGTCGGCGAAGGCCCGCGCGGCCAGTGCGCGGCGCTCGCCGAGCGAGAAACCGCCGGCCTCCAGCGCCGCGGCGATCAGGTGGTAGTCGGCCGGCGAGGTGACCACCGCGACGTTGGCGTGGTTCTTGGCCGCCGCGCGCACCATCGCCGGACCGCCGATGTCGATCTTCTCGATGCACTCGTCCGTCGAGGCGCCCGACGCCACCGTCTCGGAGAACGGGTACAGGTTGGACACCAGCAGGTCGAACGGCTCGATGTCGAGCTCGGTGAGCTGCGCGCGGTGCGTGTCGAGGCGCACGTCGGCCAGCAGGCCCGCGTGCACCCGCGGGTGCAGCGTCTTGACCCGCCCGTCCAGGGTCTCCGGGAAGCCCGTCAGCTCCTCGACCCGGGTCACCGGCGAGCCGGTGGTCTCGATCTGCTGCGCCGTGCTGCCGGTCGAGACGATCTCGACCCCGTGCCGCCGCAGCGTCGCGGCGAGGGCCTCCAGCCCGGTCTTGTCCCACACGCTGATCAGCGCGCGTCGAATGGGCTTGCGCTCATCCGTGGTCATGCCTTCTCCTCGCTACATTAAGGGCCGGCCTGAGCTGCCGACCCCGTGGTCCGCTCGCCGCACGCTGTCGCGTCCGTCCCCGGCCGTCGCGGCGCGGGAGCACGGTCGATCAGCCGACGATCACTTTTCTGCCGTTGACGGTCCAGCCGTGGCGCGCCATGCGGCCGACGTACTCGACCAGCTGCCCGCGCTCGGCGTCCTTGATGCGCTCGGAGAGGGTGTCCTCGGTGTCGTCGTCGAGCACCGGCACCGCGACCTGCGCGATGATCGGTCCGGTGTCCACGCCGCCGTCCACGAAATGCAGCGTGGCGCCGGCCAGCTTCACCCCGTACTCGACGGCGTCGCGCGGGCCGTGCATGCCGGGGAAGGCCGGCAGCAGCGCGTTGTGGGTGTTGACATAACGTCCGCCGAACCGGTCCAGGAACGCCTTGCCCACCAGCTTGAGGAAGCCCGCACCGATCACGAGGTCGGGCTGGTGCGCCGCGGTCAGGTCGGTGAACGTTTCGTCCCAGTCCTGCCGGGTAGCGAAGTCCGGGACCCGGGCGACGAAGGTGGACACTCCTGCGGCCTCGGCGCGGGCCAGGCCCGCGATGCCGTGGCGGTCCGCGCCGACACCGACGACGGCCGCCCCGTATGCGGGGTCGGCGCAGGCATCGAGCAGAGCTTGGAGATTGGTACCGGAACCGGAGACCAGGACGACGAGGCGAGCGGTCACCTCTGCACCCTATCGGGCAGCCGCGGCGCTGCTCGCGTCGGGTGCGGCGCGCACTTACGGCGTTTTGCCCGACAAACCCGCAAATAAAGTAGATATTGGGCGAAGAACTGCATTCCAGAACGTGCCGACCCCGCCCGGCCAGCCGGGTGCCGTCACCCCGCACGCTCTGCCGAACGCGAGGAGCCGATCTTGACGCAACCGCCGAAGCCACCGGAGACGCCGGAGGAGCCGCCGTCGTGGCCGCCGCAGCCGCCGTCGCGCGAGGACCAGCCGCCCGCTCCGCCCTCGCCCGATGTGCCGCCGCCGCCGAGCGAGCCGGTTCCCGCACCCCCCGAAGGCGCGACCTGGTCCCCCGAGCCGGAGCCGGTCTCCGCGGCTGCCGGCCCCGAGCCGGAACCGCCGGCCGGCCAGGAGCCGCCGTCCGCGCCCGAACCCGCCGCGCCGGCCACCGGCTCGCCAGGCACCGCCGGTGGCGTCTGGCCGGAGCCGCCGGCCGCCCCGGAACCGCCGACGAGCGTGGACAACCCGTTCAACCCGCCGCCCGCGCCGGAGTTCGCGCCGCCGGTCGCCATGAGCGACCCGACCGCGCCCACCCCGCCGACGCCGCCGGTCCCGCCGTCGCCGCCCACGCCGCCCGGCCCGCCGCCACCGATGCCGCCGGTGCCCCCGCCGCCGTCGGTCGGGGCGAGCACGCCCACGCCGCCGGGCTGGCCCGAGCCCGCGGAACAGCCGTACCCGGCGTCCGCGCCGCCGCCTCCGCCGGTGGCCGGCCCCTACGGCTCGGGCGGCGGGACGGTGTACAGCTCGGGCGGCACCCCACTGCCGCCGCCTCCGCCGCCACCGCCCTCGATCGGGGGACCGCCGCCGCCCCCGCCGCTGGGCCCCGCTCAGGGCACCGTCTACCAGAAGGCCGGCGGGCAGAACAACCTGTTCGGCTGGATCGCCCTGGCCTGCGGCATCATCGGCACCGGCTGCTGCTGCTGCCCGTGGCTCAACGGCGCCCCGTTCATCGGCGGCATCCCGGCGGTCATCCTCGGGGCCATGCACCTCAACAAGGTGAAGAAGGGCGCGGCGTCGATGTCGTGGCTCGGCTGGGTCGCCATCGCGCTCGGCGTCATCGCCATGATCGCTGCGATCTGCGGTATCGCGACCGGCTGGCAGGACCGGATCTACGAGCAGTACCAGCAGTTCAACTGATCCACTCGCATCGACTGGTGGGACAGCTGTTATCAGCTGTCCCACCAGTCACATCCGTCACAACTTGCTATTAGACTCCGCACGTTTGGCAACGGCTCACTCCGAGCCACCACCCCGACACCCCTGGAGTCTCCATGACCTACGGTTCCCAGCAGCCGCAGATCGACAACAACCTGACGATGTCCATCGTCTCGATCTTCCTGTTCTGGCCGCTGGCCATCCCGGCCATCATCAACGCCAACAAGGTCAACCCGCTGCTGCAGGCGGGCGACTACGCGGGCGCCCAGGCCGCCGCGGCCGAGTCCAAGAAGTGGTCGAAGCTCGCCCTCATCATCGGCGGCGTCGCCTGGGCCCTGGTCTGCGTCTGCTGCGCGCTCAACTTCTTCGTCCTCGGCGCCAACGGCGCCGCGGGCATGTGATCAGCCGTCACTGCACCAGCTGACGGGCGGTCCGCACGGCGGGCCGCCCGTCTGTTTCCTTCCGCACACCGTGCACCGCCCAGGATCCGGCGACCCCGAGCAGCCCACCCAGCGCCACCACCAGCGCCGCCATCGCCGCGACCTGCCACACCACGGGTCCCGTGCGCACCGGACCGGTCACCGGCAGCACCCCGCCGGACGCGTACGCG contains these protein-coding regions:
- a CDS encoding ABC transporter ATP-binding protein is translated as MAHSAENVAASRPAGEPLLRVENLVKHFPITQGILFKKKVGAVKAVDGVSFELHRGETLGIVGESGCGKSTLAKLLMRLETPTAGRAMLKGKDIFKVSGSELRRMRRNIQMVMQDPYTSLNPRMTVGDIIGEPYEIHTEVAPKGDRQRRVQELLELVGLNPEHINRYPHQFSGGQRQRIGIARALALKPEIIVCDEPVSALDVSIQAQVINLLEKLQGELDLSYIFIAHDLSVVRHISDRVGVMYLGKMVEVGTDAEIYERPTHPYTQALLSAVPVPDPDARAHRDVIRLVGDVPSPANPPSGCRFRTRCWKAQERCSVEEPLLIRRGVDPHPSACHFAELRQVVG
- the purH gene encoding bifunctional phosphoribosylaminoimidazolecarboxamide formyltransferase/IMP cyclohydrolase encodes the protein MTTDERKPIRRALISVWDKTGLEALAATLRRHGVEIVSTGSTAQQIETTGSPVTRVEELTGFPETLDGRVKTLHPRVHAGLLADVRLDTHRAQLTELDIEPFDLLVSNLYPFSETVASGASTDECIEKIDIGGPAMVRAAAKNHANVAVVTSPADYHLIAAALEAGGFSLGERRALAARAFADIADYDIAVANWCAQELAPAPAEGFAWPEYAGLGLWRSNVLRYGENPHQAAALYIDPSAAPGLARAQQLGGKEMSYNNYIDADAAWRTVHDFEGVHAVAVIKHANPCGIAISTVSVADAHAKAHACDPVSAYGGIIAVNGEVTAELAKQIAEIFTEVVVAPAYAPEAVEILTAKKNLRVLLAPAFRPNKVELRQVSGGMLVQTRDDFGAPGDDAANWRLATGEPATAEQLDDLEFAWGAIRAVKSNAILLAKDGASVGVGMGQVNRVDSCRLAVSRAGDRARGSVAASDAFFPFADGLQILLDAGVTAVVQPGGSIRDEEVIAAAKAAGITLYLTGSRHFAH
- the purN gene encoding phosphoribosylglycinamide formyltransferase; translated protein: MTARLVVLVSGSGTNLQALLDACADPAYGAAVVGVGADRHGIAGLARAEAAGVSTFVARVPDFATRQDWDETFTDLTAAHQPDLVIGAGFLKLVGKAFLDRFGGRYVNTHNALLPAFPGMHGPRDAVEYGVKLAGATLHFVDGGVDTGPIIAQVAVPVLDDDTEDTLSERIKDAERGQLVEYVGRMARHGWTVNGRKVIVG
- a CDS encoding DUF4190 domain-containing protein, giving the protein MTQPPKPPETPEEPPSWPPQPPSREDQPPAPPSPDVPPPPSEPVPAPPEGATWSPEPEPVSAAAGPEPEPPAGQEPPSAPEPAAPATGSPGTAGGVWPEPPAAPEPPTSVDNPFNPPPAPEFAPPVAMSDPTAPTPPTPPVPPSPPTPPGPPPPMPPVPPPPSVGASTPTPPGWPEPAEQPYPASAPPPPPVAGPYGSGGGTVYSSGGTPLPPPPPPPPSIGGPPPPPPLGPAQGTVYQKAGGQNNLFGWIALACGIIGTGCCCCPWLNGAPFIGGIPAVILGAMHLNKVKKGAASMSWLGWVAIALGVIAMIAAICGIATGWQDRIYEQYQQFN
- a CDS encoding CD225/dispanin family protein, whose translation is MTYGSQQPQIDNNLTMSIVSIFLFWPLAIPAIINANKVNPLLQAGDYAGAQAAAAESKKWSKLALIIGGVAWALVCVCCALNFFVLGANGAAGM